In Calditrichota bacterium, a single genomic region encodes these proteins:
- a CDS encoding glutamate--tRNA ligase: protein METRVRFAPSPTGYLHVGNARTAILNWLFARHTGGTFILRVEDTDFERSTREFEQGIYEDLHWLGLNWDEGPDIGGDYGPYRQSERLDLYRKFAQQLLEEGKAFLCYCTQEEIEARNQAALTQGEQHKYDGHCLHLTEEQKRAYEAEGRKPVIRFHVPQETIRFQDVIKGEISFEGENISDFIILRSDGVATYNFAVVVDDALMKISHIIRGDDHLSNTPKQVLLFRALGFDVPLFVHIPMILGSDRSKLSKRHGITSVRMYREKGYLPETLVNFLSLLSWSSESGDEILPIDRLIREFDFSRMSKSAAIFDVEKLNWMNGWYIRNAELDRVVELSVPYLEKAGFSVGDRDYIRRVVETVRSKVDYLAQIPEHAKIFFQESVVIESDEAREMVAQESSQAVFRAFLEELSRTEELSAETFMHIMKAVQKKTGVKGKFLWMPVRIALTGQMHGPELPKVVEILGKEKCERFLKEMLEKYKAE, encoded by the coding sequence ATGGAAACGCGCGTTCGATTTGCACCGAGTCCGACCGGATATTTGCACGTGGGCAATGCACGCACAGCCATTTTAAACTGGCTGTTTGCCCGGCACACCGGCGGGACATTTATTTTACGGGTTGAAGACACCGATTTTGAGCGTTCAACCCGGGAATTTGAACAGGGGATTTACGAAGATTTGCACTGGTTGGGATTGAACTGGGATGAAGGCCCGGATATCGGGGGGGACTACGGGCCGTATCGGCAGTCCGAACGGCTGGATCTTTACCGCAAATTTGCTCAGCAGTTGCTGGAGGAGGGAAAGGCCTTTCTCTGCTACTGTACGCAGGAAGAGATTGAGGCTCGTAATCAGGCAGCGTTGACCCAAGGGGAACAACACAAGTACGACGGACATTGCCTTCACCTCACGGAGGAACAAAAACGCGCCTACGAAGCCGAAGGCCGGAAGCCGGTCATTCGGTTTCACGTCCCGCAGGAAACCATCCGTTTTCAAGATGTGATCAAGGGCGAGATCTCTTTTGAAGGGGAAAATATCAGCGATTTTATTATTCTTCGCTCCGACGGCGTGGCTACGTACAACTTTGCTGTTGTGGTGGATGATGCGCTGATGAAGATTTCCCACATCATCCGCGGCGACGATCACCTTTCGAATACCCCAAAACAGGTTCTGCTCTTTCGGGCACTGGGATTCGATGTGCCACTGTTTGTTCACATTCCAATGATTCTCGGCAGCGACCGCTCCAAACTCTCCAAGCGCCACGGCATAACCTCAGTGCGCATGTATCGGGAAAAGGGGTATCTTCCGGAGACTCTGGTGAATTTTTTGAGTCTGCTCAGCTGGTCATCGGAAAGCGGGGACGAAATTTTGCCGATTGACCGCCTCATCCGGGAATTTGATTTTTCGCGGATGTCTAAATCGGCGGCCATTTTTGATGTTGAAAAACTCAACTGGATGAATGGCTGGTACATTCGGAATGCCGAACTCGATCGGGTGGTTGAACTGTCTGTTCCGTATCTGGAAAAAGCCGGATTTTCGGTCGGTGATCGCGATTATATCCGCAGGGTGGTGGAGACCGTCCGCAGCAAAGTGGATTATCTGGCGCAAATTCCGGAACATGCCAAAATCTTTTTCCAGGAAAGCGTGGTTATTGAGTCTGACGAAGCCCGGGAAATGGTGGCACAAGAATCGTCCCAAGCGGTTTTCCGAGCATTTTTGGAAGAACTTTCCCGAACGGAGGAACTCTCTGCCGAGACGTTTATGCACATTATGAAAGCGGTTCAGAAAAAAACGGGTGTGAAGGGGAAATTCCTCTGGATGCCCGTCCGCATCGCTTTGACCGGCCAGATGCACGGACCGGAACTCCCAAAGGTTGTGGAAATTTTGGGGAAAGAAAAATGTGAAAGGTTTTTGAAAGAAATGCTTGAAAAATATAAGGCTGAATGA